A region of Streptomyces halobius DNA encodes the following proteins:
- a CDS encoding FAD-dependent oxidoreductase — MPSEPGGPHPDGDRAPQVLVAGAGPVGLTLAHELARRGVRVRVVDRAAGPATSSRALALHPRTLELCHQMGLADALLERGRRVTHFTLHLRGRELIRFNTNYTRLPTAYPFSLMLDQVHTEEVLRTRLAELGVRIEWGVELRDCVTEGPHVAVRLGHGDRTAELTVPWLVGADGSRSTVRKRLGLRLVGDATQTWLNADVVLDVDLPPDSNHLVHTGSGSVLLVPFPESGKWRAVDTEYARYDRGGERGDGPEVVRRRLAEALSRGLGRPVAVAEPTWVSVFRVQQRMITAMRAGRCFVAGDAAHVHSPASGQGMNTGMQDAVNLAWKLAQVVRGEADEALLDTYAAERVPVGGRLLSSTRKATALVALRNAAAPVLMPVGLTALRALGPVKRRVEHRFMAGLSGLALHYADSPLSSAPPSSPQRLGRRGAGVEPGHRVGCTARDAARHPGWWALRQALADPRWTLLHFSQSAAERTSEEGDLTFLVERFGRAVRVHEVHPGGRSRSNGGAIPDPGGVLRRTLGVPAGGYALIRPDGYLAAKGPRATADTLTAALRAVHLLSDVDAPQLPTSTPA, encoded by the coding sequence ATGCCGTCTGAGCCCGGCGGCCCCCACCCCGACGGTGACCGCGCGCCACAGGTGCTGGTCGCCGGCGCCGGACCGGTCGGCCTCACCCTCGCCCACGAACTGGCCCGCAGGGGAGTACGAGTACGGGTCGTGGATCGGGCCGCCGGCCCGGCGACCAGCAGCCGCGCCCTGGCCCTCCATCCGCGCACCCTGGAGCTCTGCCACCAAATGGGCCTGGCTGACGCCCTGTTGGAGCGCGGCCGTCGCGTCACCCACTTCACCCTGCACCTGCGCGGCCGCGAGCTCATCCGCTTCAACACCAACTACACGCGGCTGCCCACCGCCTACCCCTTCAGCCTGATGCTCGACCAGGTCCACACCGAGGAGGTGCTCCGCACTCGCCTGGCGGAGCTCGGTGTCCGGATCGAGTGGGGGGTGGAGCTGCGGGACTGTGTCACAGAGGGCCCCCACGTCGCCGTACGGCTGGGGCACGGCGACCGCACGGCGGAGCTCACCGTCCCTTGGCTGGTCGGCGCGGACGGCTCACGAAGTACCGTGCGGAAGCGGCTGGGGCTGCGGCTGGTCGGGGACGCCACCCAGACCTGGCTCAACGCGGATGTGGTCCTCGACGTCGACCTCCCCCCGGACAGCAACCACTTGGTGCACACCGGATCCGGAAGCGTGCTGCTCGTCCCGTTCCCGGAGTCGGGCAAGTGGCGGGCCGTGGACACTGAGTACGCCCGGTACGACCGCGGTGGGGAGCGGGGGGACGGCCCGGAAGTGGTGCGCCGCCGGCTGGCGGAGGCCCTCTCGCGCGGCCTGGGCCGACCGGTCGCGGTCGCCGAACCGACCTGGGTCTCCGTCTTCCGTGTCCAGCAGCGCATGATCACCGCGATGCGGGCCGGCCGCTGCTTCGTGGCGGGCGACGCGGCCCATGTCCACAGCCCGGCCTCCGGCCAGGGCATGAACACCGGGATGCAGGACGCCGTCAACCTCGCCTGGAAGCTCGCCCAGGTGGTGCGCGGCGAGGCGGACGAGGCGCTGCTGGACACCTACGCCGCCGAGCGCGTCCCGGTGGGGGGCCGGCTGCTCTCCTCGACGCGGAAGGCCACGGCCCTGGTGGCGCTGCGCAACGCCGCCGCACCCGTCCTGATGCCGGTGGGGCTCACCGCACTGCGGGCGCTCGGACCCGTCAAGCGGCGCGTCGAGCACCGGTTCATGGCGGGCCTGTCCGGACTGGCGCTGCACTACGCCGATAGCCCGTTGAGCAGTGCCCCACCGTCCTCGCCCCAGCGCCTGGGCCGGCGCGGCGCCGGTGTCGAGCCGGGGCACCGGGTGGGCTGTACCGCGCGGGACGCGGCCCGCCACCCTGGGTGGTGGGCGCTCCGTCAGGCCCTCGCCGACCCCCGCTGGACGCTGCTCCACTTCAGCCAATCTGCAGCCGAACGGACATCCGAAGAAGGCGATTTGACTTTCCTGGTCGAGCGGTTTGGCCGCGCCGTCCGCGTCCACGAGGTGCACCCTGGCGGCCGGTCACGGAGCAACGGGGGCGCCATCCCGGACCCAGGCGGTGTCCTGCGGCGCACCCTGGGGGTCCCAGCCGGCGGCTACGCGCTCATCCGGCCGGACGGCTACCTGGCGGCGAAGGGGCCGCGGGCCACGGCGGACACCCTGACCGCCGCCCTGCGCGCCGTACACCTGCTCTCCGACGTCGACGCCCCCCAACTCCCGACGTCGACGCCCGCATAA
- a CDS encoding SDR family oxidoreductase yields MTRRESDDPAAAHGSVALVTGATRGLGLAIASKLTAAGCEVLLNYAHDESAARAAERALAEAGGKVRLLRADIGRPAGVVRMLDEVRRVHGTLDLLVHSAGTYHPAPAAAPHIGRALRDGAVALGPLLYGAGRLSDLMTPGTGRIVAVSSTGAHSVVPGYAGLGMAKAALETLVRYLAVELADRGVAVNAVAAGKLADGASAVLPAEAVAGLVRRTAVGRLTAAVEVADVVGLLCRPEAGGLHGQVLTVDGGASLR; encoded by the coding sequence ATGACACGAAGGGAAAGCGACGACCCGGCCGCCGCGCACGGCTCCGTGGCGCTGGTCACCGGCGCAACCCGTGGTCTTGGCCTGGCCATCGCATCGAAGCTCACCGCCGCCGGCTGCGAGGTCCTGCTCAACTATGCCCACGACGAGAGCGCCGCGCGGGCCGCCGAACGGGCCCTGGCCGAGGCCGGTGGCAAGGTCCGGCTGCTGCGCGCGGACATCGGCCGGCCCGCCGGCGTCGTCCGGATGCTCGACGAAGTCCGGCGTGTACACGGCACGTTGGACCTCCTCGTACACAGCGCCGGTACCTACCATCCGGCACCGGCCGCGGCGCCACACATCGGCCGCGCGCTCCGCGACGGCGCAGTGGCGCTCGGACCGCTGCTGTACGGGGCCGGGCGGCTGAGCGACCTGATGACTCCGGGCACCGGACGGATCGTCGCCGTCTCCAGCACCGGTGCCCACTCCGTCGTCCCCGGCTACGCCGGCCTGGGCATGGCCAAGGCGGCTCTGGAGACCCTGGTGCGCTATCTCGCGGTCGAGTTGGCGGACCGCGGCGTCGCCGTGAACGCGGTGGCAGCCGGCAAGCTCGCCGACGGCGCCTCCGCCGTGCTGCCCGCCGAAGCGGTGGCGGGGCTGGTGCGGCGCACTGCGGTGGGCCGGCTCACCGCTGCCGTCGAAGTGGCCGATGTCGTGGGGCTGTTGTGCCGCCCGGAGGCCGGCGGGCTCCATGGCCAGGTGCTGACCGTGGACGGCGGCGCCAGCCTCCGCTGA
- a CDS encoding acyltransferase domain-containing protein — protein sequence MPQTPLAGPVTAASAADRARCRGAAARHASRPVALLLPGQGSQYPRMTAGLYGTVAAFTEALDEVFDAMGREGARIRADWLAEQSELPMDHVLRAQPLLFAVDYALGRTVESWGVRPAALLGHSIGELAAATLAGVFSVHDAAHVVLDRVVRLAHSPPGGMIAVAASADQLAPFLDCEVVVAAVNAPLQTVLAGPEGALRAVGERLRVRGVAVRPVPALSPFHSPAIAPYAMGATAVLASVARHSPAVPIHSCATAAPLTAREIADPVYWAAQPVAKVRFWPALQGLLASGEFSLVEAGPGRGLSLLARQHPAVRRGDSGVLPLSPRRVRGPEDEVATLDAARQALRRELEPRA from the coding sequence CTGTCGCGGAGCCGCCGCGCGGCATGCGTCCCGACCGGTCGCGCTGCTGCTGCCCGGGCAGGGCTCCCAGTACCCCCGTATGACCGCCGGCCTGTACGGCACGGTCGCGGCATTCACCGAGGCGCTCGACGAGGTCTTCGACGCGATGGGCAGGGAGGGGGCCCGCATCCGCGCGGACTGGCTGGCTGAGCAGTCGGAGCTGCCCATGGACCATGTACTGCGGGCCCAGCCGCTGCTCTTCGCCGTCGACTACGCCCTGGGGCGGACCGTGGAGAGTTGGGGCGTGCGCCCCGCGGCGCTGCTGGGCCACAGCATCGGCGAGTTGGCGGCGGCCACGCTCGCCGGGGTTTTCTCCGTACACGACGCCGCGCACGTCGTACTGGACAGGGTGGTGCGGCTGGCGCACTCCCCGCCGGGCGGCATGATCGCGGTGGCCGCCTCCGCCGATCAGCTGGCGCCGTTCCTCGACTGTGAGGTGGTGGTCGCTGCGGTCAACGCGCCGCTCCAGACGGTGCTGGCCGGGCCGGAGGGCGCGCTGCGCGCAGTGGGCGAGCGGCTGCGTGTCCGGGGCGTCGCGGTGCGGCCCGTCCCGGCGCTCAGTCCGTTCCACAGCCCGGCCATCGCGCCGTACGCCATGGGTGCCACTGCGGTGCTGGCCTCGGTGGCGCGGCACTCCCCGGCGGTGCCGATCCACTCGTGCGCCACGGCCGCGCCACTGACCGCCCGTGAGATCGCGGACCCCGTGTACTGGGCGGCCCAGCCGGTCGCGAAGGTGCGCTTCTGGCCCGCACTCCAGGGGTTGTTGGCGTCCGGCGAATTCTCTCTGGTCGAGGCTGGGCCGGGGCGTGGACTCTCCCTTCTGGCCCGGCAGCACCCCGCCGTACGCCGGGGGGACAGTGGCGTCCTGCCGCTCTCCCCACGGCGGGTACGAGGGCCGGAGGACGAGGTGGCGACCTTGGATGCGGCACGTCAGGCGCTGCGGCGGGAGCTGGAGCCCCGCGCCTGA